The proteins below come from a single Paraburkholderia flagellata genomic window:
- a CDS encoding acyl-CoA dehydrogenase family protein, producing MSDRPAFATPTRPAHAATPASGSANIPDSRGINFYTSDPGFAPLLRSYLGDAAFGAIEARLVALGQRASDELDALALVADKHPPTLEQRTRSGEAIQRIDKHPDYVALERVAYAELGLAAMSHRENAPAPLVKYALTYLFVQAEFGLCCPVSMTDSLTRTLRRFGSPELIARYLPMLASQDFDTLYQGAMFMTEQAAGSDVARIATRATHERSANGEDVWRLYGDKWFCSNADADLAMVLARPDDAPPGIKGLALFLLPKTLPDGTRNTYRIVRLKDKLGSRSMASGEIVLEGAQAYLIGEVGRGFHQMADMINMSRLSNGVRAAGLMRRAVTEALHVARNREAFGRKLIEMPLMQRQLLKMMLPAEQARSMFMRIATLLPRADKGDQLAVKCVRILTPLIKFRACRDARRVTGDAMEVRGGVGYIEEWSDPRLVRDAHLGSIWEGTSNIVALDVARAAKREGALEALTQHVHAELAESGLPEASAALLLNVFDRAGAALVSVAECGRDESVRQAASALYHATTVAIMACEAARISHVTPDYRRLALAHLLVRHKLLPRDPLALDERDANAATLRALVDERALTLDQAMQLIPAH from the coding sequence ATGAGCGACCGCCCCGCCTTCGCCACCCCGACGCGCCCGGCCCACGCGGCCACCCCGGCCAGCGGCTCGGCCAACATTCCCGACAGCCGCGGCATCAACTTCTACACGAGCGACCCCGGCTTCGCGCCCCTTTTGCGCAGCTATCTCGGCGACGCCGCATTCGGCGCGATCGAAGCGCGGCTGGTCGCCCTCGGCCAGCGCGCCTCCGACGAACTCGATGCGCTCGCGCTAGTCGCCGACAAGCACCCGCCCACGCTCGAACAGCGCACGCGCAGCGGCGAAGCGATCCAGCGCATCGACAAGCATCCCGACTATGTCGCGCTCGAACGCGTCGCCTATGCGGAGCTTGGCCTCGCGGCCATGAGCCATCGCGAGAACGCGCCCGCGCCGCTCGTCAAATATGCGCTCACCTATTTGTTCGTGCAGGCCGAGTTCGGCCTGTGCTGCCCCGTGAGCATGACCGATTCACTCACGCGCACGCTGCGCCGCTTCGGTTCGCCTGAACTCATTGCGCGCTACTTGCCGATGCTCGCCTCGCAGGACTTCGACACGCTCTACCAGGGCGCGATGTTCATGACCGAGCAGGCAGCGGGCTCGGACGTGGCGCGCATCGCCACACGCGCCACGCATGAGCGCAGTGCAAATGGCGAGGACGTATGGCGTCTTTACGGCGACAAGTGGTTCTGCTCGAACGCCGACGCCGATCTCGCGATGGTGCTCGCGCGCCCGGACGATGCGCCTCCAGGCATCAAGGGACTCGCCTTGTTCCTCTTGCCGAAAACGCTCCCCGACGGCACGCGCAACACCTATCGCATCGTGCGCCTGAAGGACAAGCTTGGCAGCCGCTCGATGGCGAGCGGCGAGATCGTGCTCGAAGGCGCGCAGGCGTACCTGATCGGCGAGGTGGGCCGCGGCTTTCATCAGATGGCGGACATGATCAACATGTCGCGGCTGTCGAACGGGGTGCGCGCCGCGGGTCTCATGCGCCGCGCCGTGACCGAGGCGCTGCATGTGGCGCGCAACCGCGAGGCGTTCGGCCGCAAGCTCATCGAAATGCCGCTCATGCAGCGTCAACTGCTCAAGATGATGCTGCCCGCCGAACAGGCGCGCTCGATGTTCATGCGCATCGCTACCTTGCTCCCGCGCGCCGATAAAGGCGACCAACTCGCGGTGAAATGCGTGCGCATTCTCACGCCGCTCATCAAGTTCCGCGCCTGCCGCGACGCGCGCCGCGTCACCGGCGACGCCATGGAAGTGCGCGGCGGCGTGGGCTATATCGAGGAATGGAGCGACCCGCGCCTCGTGCGTGATGCGCATCTCGGCTCAATCTGGGAAGGCACGAGCAATATCGTCGCGCTCGATGTGGCGCGCGCCGCGAAGCGCGAAGGCGCGCTCGAAGCGCTGACGCAGCACGTGCATGCAGAGCTTGCCGAAAGTGGCCTGCCTGAAGCCAGTGCAGCGCTCCTGCTCAACGTGTTCGACCGTGCGGGCGCGGCGCTCGTGAGCGTGGCCGAATGCGGCCGCGACGAATCGGTGCGCCAGGCCGCGAGTGCGCTCTACCACGCCACGACGGTAGCCATCATGGCCTGTGAAGCTGCGCGGATTTCGCACGTCACCCCTGATTACCGGCGCCTCGCGCTCGCACATTTGCTCGTGCGCCATAAACTGCTGCCGCGCGACCCGCTCGCGCTCGACGAACGTGACGCAAACGCCGCCACGCTGCGCGCGCTCGTGGACGAACGAGCGCTGACGCTCGATCAAGCCATGCAACTGATCCCGGCACACTGA
- a CDS encoding LysR family transcriptional regulator has protein sequence MELKQLRYFVAVAEELHFGRAARRLFISQPALSFDIRKFEEQLGVQLLERTNKAVALTNAGNVLLEEARRLLEQADEVRRIAARSAHGLAGRLRIGFVNSMLYRGLPEAVRRFEADHPAVEVVLREMNTAEQVQALQRLQIDLGFAHWGRFPAEVQSEVLFSEPFLCCLPEGHKLARRRRIELGMLAREPFILFPRSVSPHYHDQIIATCVEAGFSPQIRHEARLWQTVVTMVEFGMGVALVPAALGATGGGRVVFRPLASNPYESQVLRLVRVGEANALAQGFAGYLGGRKENRAAATPPRA, from the coding sequence ATGGAACTCAAGCAACTGCGCTATTTCGTGGCCGTAGCCGAAGAACTCCACTTCGGGCGCGCTGCGCGCCGGCTCTTCATTTCGCAGCCGGCGCTGAGCTTCGACATCCGCAAGTTCGAGGAGCAGCTAGGCGTGCAGCTGCTCGAACGTACCAACAAGGCCGTGGCGCTGACCAACGCGGGCAACGTGCTGCTCGAAGAGGCGCGGCGACTGCTGGAGCAGGCCGACGAAGTGCGGCGCATCGCGGCGCGCTCCGCGCACGGGCTGGCGGGGCGGCTGCGCATCGGCTTCGTCAATTCGATGCTCTATCGCGGGTTGCCGGAGGCGGTGCGCCGTTTCGAGGCCGATCATCCCGCCGTGGAAGTGGTGCTGCGCGAGATGAACACGGCCGAGCAGGTGCAGGCGCTGCAGCGCCTGCAGATCGATCTGGGCTTCGCGCACTGGGGGCGCTTTCCAGCCGAGGTGCAATCGGAGGTGCTGTTTTCCGAGCCGTTTCTGTGCTGCCTGCCGGAAGGGCACAAGCTTGCGCGCAGGCGGCGTATCGAACTTGGCATGCTCGCGCGCGAACCGTTCATCCTGTTTCCGCGCTCGGTGTCGCCGCATTATCACGACCAGATCATCGCGACCTGTGTGGAGGCCGGTTTCAGCCCGCAGATTCGCCACGAGGCGCGGCTTTGGCAAACCGTCGTTACGATGGTGGAGTTCGGCATGGGCGTCGCGCTCGTACCCGCCGCGCTCGGGGCGACGGGCGGCGGCCGCGTGGTGTTCAGGCCGTTGGCTAGCAATCCTTATGAATCGCAGGTGCTAAGGCTCGTGCGCGTTGGAGAGGCAAATGCGCTGGCGCAGGGGTTTGCAGGCTATCTCGGGGGGCGAAAAGAAAACAGGGCGGCCGCCACACCGCCCCGGGCTTGA
- a CDS encoding adenosylcobalamin-dependent ribonucleoside-diphosphate reductase: MAENTPPLPFPPQQFSLDVMLEKYAKGDEQTADDVYRRVARGVAQVEPPALRAEVEARFVDNLRNGALGAGRIMSAAGAGIEATLINCFVQPVGDSIQGVDDEGRPGIYVALLQAAETMRRGGGVGYNFSAIRPRGAHVKSTGSSASGPCSYIDVFDASCRTVESAGSRRGAQMAVLDCDHPDLPEFIEAKHSKGRWNNFNVSVAVTDEFMRAVENDAPWQLVHRAEPSPALRASGDLQRRDDGLWVYAETRARALWDTIMRSTYDVAEPGVVFISRMNEDNNLRALESIRATNPCGEQPLPAYGCCNLGPLDLTRFVTEPFAQLRGGKADFDWNQLAERTRIQVRFLDDVLDATLWPLTEQQAEAAAKRRIGVGFTGLGDTLVMLGIRYNSPEGCAFGARVGRTMRDAAYRASVELAQERGAFPLFDAKTYLEEGTFASRLPDDLKAEIRAHGIRNSHLLSIAPTGTVSLAFADNVSNGIEPAFSWTYQRTRRMADGSRETFNVEDHAWRVYRELGGDMNALPAYFVSALEMSAQEHVAMMAAVQPYVDTSISKTVNVPADYPFEDFENLYLDAWRRGLKGLATYRPNETLGAVLQTLPPEAVATADDALGDALLDPLRVAIDHRPKGELPAVIEKIEYITQTGKVSLYVAVSFLEVTGQVGGEAVTIERPIEFFIPVGQRDEQQQWITATMRSLSLAARGGFVARNLQDLRKVSWDRGQVRYGETQRLDGRRIPLWHDSEVAAIAYAIQQILHRRGFLDAEGRQVPSRLLAQRRDGALATQFTGNARAGAEQPGDQVLDGDNALPADAQHTFAHAMLGRKCGSCGANAVIRKDGCDFCTACGEIGTCG; this comes from the coding sequence ATGGCAGAAAACACGCCCCCGCTTCCGTTTCCCCCGCAGCAGTTCTCGCTCGACGTGATGCTCGAGAAGTACGCCAAAGGCGATGAGCAAACCGCCGACGACGTCTACCGCCGCGTCGCGCGCGGCGTCGCGCAGGTCGAGCCGCCCGCGCTGCGCGCCGAGGTCGAGGCGCGTTTCGTCGACAACCTGCGCAACGGCGCGCTCGGCGCGGGGCGGATCATGAGCGCGGCGGGCGCCGGCATCGAAGCCACGCTGATCAACTGCTTCGTGCAGCCGGTGGGCGACAGCATCCAGGGCGTGGACGACGAGGGCCGCCCGGGCATCTACGTCGCGCTGCTACAGGCCGCCGAGACCATGCGGCGCGGCGGAGGCGTGGGCTACAACTTTTCGGCGATCCGGCCGCGCGGCGCACACGTGAAGTCGACGGGATCGAGCGCATCGGGCCCGTGCAGCTATATCGACGTGTTCGACGCCTCGTGCCGCACCGTGGAAAGCGCGGGCTCGCGGCGCGGCGCGCAGATGGCCGTGCTCGACTGCGATCACCCCGACCTGCCCGAATTCATCGAGGCCAAGCACTCGAAGGGGCGCTGGAACAACTTCAACGTCTCGGTCGCGGTGACCGACGAGTTCATGCGCGCCGTGGAAAACGACGCGCCCTGGCAACTCGTCCATCGCGCCGAACCCTCGCCCGCGCTGCGCGCATCGGGCGACCTGCAGCGCCGCGACGACGGCCTGTGGGTCTACGCCGAAACGCGCGCCCGCGCGCTGTGGGACACGATCATGCGCTCGACCTACGATGTGGCCGAGCCTGGCGTGGTGTTCATTTCGCGCATGAATGAGGACAACAATCTGCGCGCGCTCGAGAGCATCCGCGCGACCAACCCGTGCGGCGAGCAGCCGCTTCCCGCCTATGGTTGCTGCAACCTCGGGCCGCTCGACCTGACGCGCTTCGTAACCGAACCGTTCGCACAACTGCGCGGGGGCAAGGCAGATTTCGACTGGAATCAGCTTGCCGAACGCACGCGCATCCAGGTGCGCTTTCTGGACGACGTGCTCGACGCCACGCTCTGGCCGCTGACCGAGCAGCAGGCTGAAGCGGCGGCCAAGCGCCGTATCGGCGTGGGCTTCACGGGACTCGGCGACACGCTCGTGATGCTCGGCATCCGCTACAACTCGCCCGAAGGCTGCGCATTCGGCGCGCGCGTGGGACGCACGATGCGCGACGCCGCCTATCGCGCGTCGGTCGAACTGGCGCAAGAGCGCGGCGCTTTCCCACTCTTCGACGCGAAGACGTACCTCGAAGAAGGCACCTTCGCCTCACGCCTGCCCGACGACCTCAAGGCCGAGATCCGCGCGCACGGCATCCGCAACAGCCATCTGCTTTCCATCGCGCCCACGGGCACGGTGAGCCTCGCATTCGCCGACAATGTCTCGAACGGCATCGAGCCCGCGTTCTCGTGGACTTATCAGCGCACGCGCCGCATGGCTGACGGCAGCCGCGAAACGTTCAACGTCGAAGACCACGCGTGGCGCGTGTACCGCGAACTGGGCGGCGACATGAACGCCCTGCCCGCGTATTTCGTGAGCGCGCTGGAAATGAGCGCGCAGGAACACGTGGCGATGATGGCGGCCGTGCAGCCGTACGTCGATACGTCGATCTCCAAGACCGTCAACGTCCCCGCCGACTATCCGTTCGAAGACTTCGAGAATCTCTATCTCGACGCATGGCGGCGCGGCCTCAAGGGACTCGCGACCTACCGGCCCAACGAGACGCTTGGCGCGGTGCTGCAAACGCTGCCTCCCGAAGCGGTGGCAACTGCCGACGACGCGCTCGGCGACGCACTGCTCGACCCGCTGCGCGTCGCGATCGACCATCGGCCCAAGGGCGAGTTGCCCGCCGTGATCGAGAAAATCGAGTACATCACGCAAACGGGCAAGGTGTCGCTCTACGTCGCGGTGTCTTTCCTCGAAGTGACAGGCCAGGTGGGCGGCGAAGCGGTGACGATCGAGCGGCCTATCGAATTCTTCATTCCCGTGGGCCAGCGCGACGAGCAGCAGCAATGGATCACCGCGACCATGCGTTCGCTCTCGCTCGCGGCGCGCGGCGGCTTCGTCGCGCGCAACTTGCAGGACTTGCGCAAGGTCTCGTGGGATCGCGGCCAGGTGCGCTATGGCGAGACGCAACGCCTCGACGGGCGGCGCATTCCGCTATGGCACGACTCCGAAGTCGCCGCCATCGCCTACGCGATCCAGCAGATCCTCCATCGGCGCGGCTTTCTCGACGCCGAGGGGCGGCAGGTGCCGTCGCGGCTGCTCGCGCAACGGCGTGACGGTGCGCTTGCTACGCAATTCACCGGCAACGCGCGGGCCGGCGCGGAGCAGCCCGGCGACCAGGTGCTGGATGGCGACAACGCGCTGCCCGCCGATGCGCAGCACACGTTTGCCCATGCGATGCTCGGCCGCAAGTGCGGTTCGTGCGGCGCGAATGCGGTGATCCGCAAAGATGGGTGCGACTTCTGCACGGCGTGCGGAGAGATCGGGACCTGCGGTTGA
- a CDS encoding thioesterase family protein: MTNETAPVVYRDTVRAEWVDYNGHLRDAFYMLIYSYATDALLDAIGLDAAVRDARGRSMYTLEAHLNYLREIKEGAQVRVDVRVIEHDAKRVRLYLEMFAGDLDDAGALPVSASEQLLLHVDRSGPRAAAFDADVLARVAALCAASAGFAPRHAARAISLAPR; encoded by the coding sequence ATGACGAACGAAACGGCGCCCGTGGTCTACCGCGACACGGTGCGCGCGGAGTGGGTCGATTACAACGGCCACCTGCGCGACGCGTTCTACATGCTGATCTACAGCTACGCGACCGACGCGCTGCTCGACGCCATCGGGCTCGATGCGGCCGTGCGGGATGCGCGCGGCCGGTCGATGTACACGCTGGAGGCGCACCTGAACTATCTCCGCGAGATCAAGGAGGGCGCGCAGGTGCGCGTCGACGTCCGGGTGATCGAGCACGACGCGAAACGCGTGCGCCTGTATCTGGAGATGTTCGCGGGCGATCTTGACGATGCGGGGGCGTTGCCCGTCTCGGCGAGCGAGCAATTGCTCTTGCACGTCGACCGCTCGGGCCCGCGCGCAGCGGCTTTCGACGCCGATGTGCTCGCGCGGGTGGCGGCGTTATGCGCTGCATCGGCGGGCTTTGCGCCGCGCCATGCTGCGCGGGCTATTTCGCTCGCGCCTCGTTGA
- a CDS encoding DUF3331 domain-containing protein: MKKKACLSLDGANGERIEILEQTDTALVIRWVEPGRCHYGEQRWRRRSAHSSGTCAVSRRKIRRGDAVFKPAERPAPLNASVMIAAEVFGDLIGAELAK; this comes from the coding sequence ATGAAGAAAAAAGCGTGCCTCTCGCTTGACGGAGCCAACGGTGAGCGTATCGAGATACTCGAGCAGACGGATACGGCGCTGGTAATCCGCTGGGTCGAACCCGGGCGCTGCCATTATGGCGAACAGCGCTGGCGCCGCCGCTCGGCGCATTCTTCGGGCACCTGCGCCGTGTCGCGCCGCAAGATCCGCCGCGGCGACGCCGTGTTCAAGCCGGCCGAACGCCCCGCCCCGCTCAATGCCTCCGTCATGATCGCAGCCGAAGTGTTCGGCGACCTCATCGGCGCTGAACTGGCGAAGTAA
- a CDS encoding AI-2E family transporter gives MIHRPPAPNSAHEQKIQRAASAVLFATLVLLALWIVREFLPAVAWASVFAIVLWPAYQAIERRTWFKGRKTLIATLLTAAVGLLVLLPIAVTAIQAGGEAHELYLWLRDAQESGVPVPDFVSHLPVGSRQVSDWWQANLTQPLKASPAMKSLHGDTIASFGRHFGARAAHATMTFGFMLVTLFVIFRAGPRLSATVMRGARRAFGADGAQLLQRMAAAVRATVTGLVVVGLGEGVLLAAAYIATGVPHAALLGTVTAIAAMLPFCAPIVFCGAALWLVIQGSLIAAAALAVWGFVVVFVAEHFVRPVLIGNSTRLPFLLVLFGILGGATTFGLIGIFIGPALMTVLMVLWVNWAE, from the coding sequence ATGATTCATCGTCCGCCTGCTCCGAACTCCGCACACGAGCAGAAAATCCAGCGCGCCGCCTCCGCGGTGCTGTTCGCCACGCTCGTGCTGCTGGCGCTGTGGATCGTGCGCGAGTTCCTGCCCGCCGTGGCCTGGGCGAGCGTCTTTGCCATCGTGCTGTGGCCCGCCTATCAGGCGATCGAGCGCCGCACCTGGTTCAAGGGCCGCAAGACGCTGATCGCCACGCTGCTCACGGCGGCGGTCGGCCTGCTCGTGCTCCTGCCGATCGCCGTCACGGCCATTCAGGCGGGCGGCGAGGCGCACGAACTGTACCTCTGGCTGCGCGACGCCCAGGAGAGCGGCGTGCCGGTGCCCGACTTCGTTTCGCATCTGCCGGTGGGCAGCCGCCAGGTGAGCGACTGGTGGCAGGCCAATCTCACCCAGCCGCTCAAGGCTTCACCGGCCATGAAGAGCCTGCACGGCGACACGATTGCCTCGTTCGGCCGCCACTTCGGTGCGCGCGCCGCCCACGCCACGATGACGTTCGGCTTCATGCTCGTCACGCTGTTCGTGATTTTCCGGGCGGGCCCGCGCCTTTCAGCCACGGTGATGCGCGGTGCGCGCCGCGCCTTCGGCGCCGATGGTGCGCAGCTCCTGCAGCGCATGGCCGCCGCCGTGCGCGCCACGGTTACGGGGCTCGTGGTCGTGGGGCTGGGCGAGGGCGTGCTGCTGGCCGCCGCCTATATCGCGACCGGCGTGCCCCACGCGGCGCTGCTCGGCACCGTGACCGCCATCGCGGCCATGCTTCCGTTTTGCGCGCCCATCGTGTTCTGCGGCGCGGCGCTGTGGCTCGTCATTCAGGGTTCGTTGATCGCCGCTGCCGCGCTCGCGGTCTGGGGATTCGTGGTGGTGTTCGTCGCCGAGCATTTCGTGCGGCCCGTGCTGATCGGCAATTCCACGCGCCTGCCGTTTCTGCTCGTGCTGTTCGGCATTCTGGGCGGGGCGACGACCTTCGGCCTAATCGGCATCTTCATCGGCCCGGCGCTCATGACTGTGCTGATGGTGCTTTGGGTGAACTGGGCGGAGTGA
- a CDS encoding alpha/beta hydrolase: protein MRRLLRTVLLPLALSCAAFVTPAAPAAASTIAVRTFHAAALNRDWPYVVYLPNGYRADQGRYPVLYLLHGNNGEPMDWITQGQLQTTADTLIARHEIPPVVIVMPQGGTDWYVDRKEKMETAFFEDLLPEIESHFAVDDARDARAIGGVSMGGFGALRYTLEHPDMFCGALLLSPAVYAGDPPPSSAARHVGVFGDHQFDAQIWRTLNYPALWKPYFARPWRVPFFIAAGDDDLVIQAESSLLYTRLREAGNTAALRIVDGGHVWPVWRELLPAALKYTLACFR, encoded by the coding sequence ATGCGCAGACTCCTTCGCACCGTGCTGCTCCCGCTCGCACTTTCATGCGCGGCATTCGTCACGCCGGCGGCGCCTGCTGCTGCGAGCACGATTGCGGTCCGCACGTTCCACGCGGCGGCGCTCAACCGCGACTGGCCCTATGTGGTGTACCTGCCGAACGGCTATCGCGCCGACCAGGGCCGCTACCCAGTGCTCTATCTCCTGCATGGCAACAACGGCGAGCCCATGGACTGGATCACGCAAGGCCAGCTCCAGACCACCGCCGACACGCTGATCGCCCGTCACGAGATCCCGCCAGTAGTGATCGTGATGCCGCAGGGCGGCACCGACTGGTACGTCGACCGCAAGGAAAAAATGGAGACGGCGTTCTTCGAGGACCTGCTGCCCGAGATCGAGTCGCACTTCGCGGTGGACGATGCGCGCGACGCACGCGCGATCGGCGGCGTGTCGATGGGCGGGTTCGGCGCACTGCGCTACACGCTGGAGCACCCCGACATGTTCTGCGGCGCGCTGCTGCTTTCGCCGGCGGTCTACGCGGGCGACCCGCCGCCCAGCTCGGCGGCGCGTCACGTGGGCGTGTTCGGCGATCATCAGTTCGACGCGCAGATCTGGCGCACGCTCAACTATCCGGCACTCTGGAAGCCGTATTTCGCGCGCCCCTGGCGCGTACCGTTCTTCATCGCCGCCGGCGACGACGACCTCGTGATCCAGGCCGAGTCGTCGCTGCTCTACACACGGCTGCGCGAAGCGGGCAATACGGCGGCGCTGCGCATCGTGGACGGCGGCCACGTGTGGCCGGTGTGGCGTGAACTGCTGCCTGCCGCGCTCAAGTACACGCTTGCCTGCTTCCGCTGA
- a CDS encoding OpgC domain-containing protein yields the protein MSKSSNRLVELDFFRGLVLLIIVVDHIGGSIVSRVTLHAYALCDAAEVFVFLGGFATATAWATLCARHTEAAARQRFIKRAFEIYRAFVVTALLMLLVTAILVACNVDAPNLATTDLDDLTLAPAAALRDIVLLRRQPYLAGVLPMYACFALVAPLALPLARSRPWLLLAVSLALWGAAPHLAPWLPHVEDVQWDFNPFAWQLMFVLGVIAQAQPVFQRVSAHRFGTLVTLAALTVVAGAAIYRLQLGNVALDGDFKRNLAWFRALNFLGVAWLTAHVIRLGWAKRVAHALPWVGLVGRKGMLSFVAGAVISLTVDSVLYWYTDGYLNVPLGLCADAVAITALLLVARASDPLKRLLPSRAKAAA from the coding sequence ATGTCAAAGTCATCCAACCGTCTAGTCGAACTCGATTTCTTCCGCGGCCTCGTCCTGCTCATCATCGTCGTCGATCACATCGGCGGCAGCATCGTCTCGCGCGTCACGCTCCACGCCTACGCACTGTGCGACGCCGCCGAAGTGTTCGTCTTCCTCGGCGGCTTCGCCACAGCCACCGCGTGGGCCACGCTCTGCGCGCGTCACACTGAAGCCGCGGCGCGGCAGCGCTTCATCAAGCGTGCATTCGAGATCTACCGCGCGTTCGTCGTGACGGCGCTGTTGATGCTGCTCGTCACCGCGATTCTCGTTGCGTGCAACGTGGATGCGCCCAACCTCGCCACCACCGATCTCGACGATCTCACGCTCGCGCCTGCCGCCGCGTTGCGCGACATCGTGCTGCTGCGCCGCCAGCCCTATCTGGCCGGCGTGCTGCCGATGTACGCCTGCTTCGCCCTCGTCGCACCGCTCGCACTGCCGCTCGCGCGCTCGCGGCCGTGGCTGCTGCTGGCCGTAAGCCTCGCGCTCTGGGGCGCCGCTCCGCACCTGGCGCCGTGGTTGCCACACGTCGAAGACGTGCAATGGGACTTCAACCCGTTCGCCTGGCAACTGATGTTCGTGCTCGGCGTGATCGCGCAGGCGCAACCCGTGTTCCAGCGGGTGAGCGCACACCGTTTCGGCACGCTTGTGACGCTCGCCGCGCTTACCGTCGTGGCGGGCGCCGCGATCTATCGCCTGCAGCTCGGCAACGTCGCGCTCGACGGCGACTTCAAGCGCAATCTCGCATGGTTCCGCGCGCTCAACTTCCTTGGCGTCGCGTGGCTCACGGCGCATGTCATCCGGCTCGGCTGGGCGAAGCGCGTGGCGCATGCGCTGCCTTGGGTGGGCCTGGTCGGCCGCAAGGGGATGCTCTCGTTCGTGGCCGGCGCCGTGATTTCGCTCACGGTCGATTCCGTGCTCTACTGGTACACCGACGGCTATCTGAACGTGCCGCTCGGCCTGTGCGCCGACGCCGTCGCGATCACCGCGCTGCTGCTCGTCGCGCGTGCGTCCGACCCGCTCAAGCGTCTGCTGCCTTCGCGCGCCAAAGCTGCCGCCTGA
- a CDS encoding peptidoglycan DD-metalloendopeptidase family protein yields MFEDDRIGQRTNGLKGFWAALGLAALLGGCANMNQQEPQQPQPDTAAAATPASDATSADASAQQAASAPVTRVVTKTTYVRVRRGDTLARIAQKHSVSVKDLTAWNHLKPNGHLRTGQSIKLVSKQTITVQVAAPQAGGATANSTANSAGNRQVAAEVARHANSVALVWPAHGRVVEPFAPGTTRGIEIAGKAGDPVIAAADGKVMYAGTGLNEYGSLIIVQHNKDFLTAYSHNRRLLVKTGDTVHQGQQIAEMGSENNDRVAVLFEVRRDGKPVDPMPYLPSSPQG; encoded by the coding sequence ATGTTCGAAGACGATCGTATCGGTCAGCGCACCAACGGTCTCAAAGGGTTCTGGGCCGCGTTGGGACTCGCGGCCCTGCTGGGCGGCTGTGCCAACATGAACCAGCAGGAGCCGCAACAGCCGCAGCCCGATACGGCGGCAGCGGCGACCCCGGCTTCGGATGCAACGAGTGCCGACGCCAGCGCGCAACAGGCGGCGAGTGCACCCGTGACGCGCGTCGTCACGAAAACGACGTACGTGCGCGTGCGCCGCGGCGACACGCTTGCGCGCATTGCGCAAAAGCACAGCGTTTCGGTCAAGGACCTGACCGCCTGGAATCATCTGAAGCCGAACGGGCATTTGCGCACGGGTCAGTCGATCAAGCTGGTTTCGAAGCAGACGATCACCGTTCAGGTGGCCGCGCCGCAGGCTGGCGGCGCGACGGCGAACTCCACCGCGAACTCAGCCGGAAACCGCCAGGTTGCCGCCGAAGTGGCGCGTCATGCGAACAGCGTCGCGCTCGTGTGGCCGGCGCATGGCCGCGTGGTCGAACCGTTCGCGCCGGGCACGACGCGCGGCATCGAGATTGCGGGCAAGGCCGGCGACCCGGTGATCGCCGCCGCCGACGGCAAGGTCATGTACGCGGGCACGGGCCTGAACGAGTACGGCAGCCTGATCATCGTCCAGCACAACAAGGATTTCCTCACGGCCTATTCGCACAATCGCCGTCTGCTCGTGAAGACCGGCGACACGGTACACCAGGGCCAGCAGATCGCCGAGATGGGTAGCGAAAACAACGACCGCGTGGCGGTGCTGTTCGAGGTGCGCCGCGACGGGAAACCCGTGGATCCGATGCCGTATCTGCCTTCGTCGCCGCAAGGTTGA